One window of the Paraburkholderia sp. PGU19 genome contains the following:
- the ugpA gene encoding sn-glycerol-3-phosphate ABC transporter permease UgpA, translating into MDKRSRFGTSLLPYLLVAPQLAITLLFFLLPAGEALWQSTQTQDAFGTSSEFVGLNNFKQLFGDPLYLASFETTLIFCALVTVSGLAISLLFAACADRVTRGARAYQTLLIWPYAVAPAIAAVLWSFLFNPSIGLVTFALGKAGIVWNHALNPGQAMFLVVLASVWKQVSYNFLFFYAGLQAIPRSLIEAAAIDGAGPVRRFFGVALPLLSPTTFFLLVVNLVYAFFDTFPIIDAATGGGPAQSTRTLIYKIFAEGFQGLDIGSSGAQSVVLMLIVVGLTVVQFRFIERRVQYS; encoded by the coding sequence ATGGACAAGCGTTCCCGCTTCGGCACCAGCCTCCTGCCGTATCTGCTCGTCGCGCCGCAACTCGCGATCACCCTGCTGTTCTTTCTGCTGCCCGCGGGCGAAGCTCTCTGGCAATCGACGCAGACACAGGACGCGTTCGGCACGTCGAGCGAATTTGTCGGCTTGAACAACTTCAAGCAGCTATTCGGCGATCCGCTATACCTCGCATCGTTCGAAACGACGCTGATTTTCTGCGCGCTCGTCACCGTGTCGGGTCTCGCGATCTCGCTGCTGTTCGCCGCCTGCGCCGACCGCGTGACACGCGGCGCGAGAGCCTATCAGACGCTGTTGATCTGGCCGTACGCGGTCGCGCCCGCGATCGCCGCCGTGCTGTGGTCATTCCTGTTCAACCCGAGCATCGGCCTCGTGACCTTCGCACTCGGCAAGGCGGGCATCGTCTGGAATCACGCGCTCAACCCGGGACAGGCGATGTTCCTCGTCGTGCTCGCCTCCGTGTGGAAACAGGTCAGCTACAACTTCCTGTTCTTCTACGCCGGACTGCAGGCCATTCCGCGCTCGCTGATCGAAGCGGCCGCGATCGACGGCGCGGGTCCTGTGCGGCGGTTCTTCGGCGTCGCGCTGCCGCTGCTTTCGCCAACGACGTTTTTCCTGCTCGTCGTCAATCTCGTCTACGCGTTCTTCGACACCTTCCCGATCATCGACGCCGCGACGGGCGGCGGTCCGGCGCAATCGACGCGCACGCTGATCTACAAGATCTTCGCCGAAGGCTTCCAGGGTCTCGACATTGGCAGTTCGGGCGCGCAGTCGGTGGTGCTGATGCTGATCGTGGTCGGGCTGACCGTCGTGCAGTTCCGTTTCATCGAGCGGAGGGTTCAATACTCATGA
- the ugpE gene encoding sn-glycerol-3-phosphate ABC transporter permease UgpE encodes MIENRRGFDIFCHVVLLIGVVLVVFPVYVAFCAATMSEHEVFNVPLSLVPSTHLFENIANIWTHGTGNAASPFGTMLINSLVMALVIAIGKIAVSIISAFAIVFFRFPGRNVAFWLIFITLMLPVEVRIFPTVQVVSSMHLSNTYAGLTLPLIASATATFLFRQFFLTLPDELMEAARIDGAGPLRFFWDVVLPLSKTNLAALFVITFIYGWNQYLWPILITNEQSLTTAVVGIKSMIASGDTATEWHLVMAATLLAMLPPLVVVLAMQRWFVRGLVDAEK; translated from the coding sequence ATGATCGAGAATCGCCGCGGCTTCGATATCTTCTGCCACGTCGTGTTGCTGATCGGCGTGGTGCTGGTCGTGTTTCCCGTCTACGTCGCGTTCTGCGCGGCGACGATGAGCGAGCATGAAGTGTTCAACGTGCCGCTGTCGCTTGTGCCAAGTACGCATCTGTTCGAGAACATCGCGAACATCTGGACGCACGGCACGGGCAACGCGGCCAGCCCGTTCGGCACGATGCTGATCAACAGCCTCGTGATGGCGCTCGTGATCGCGATCGGCAAGATCGCCGTGTCGATCATTTCGGCGTTCGCGATCGTGTTCTTCCGCTTTCCGGGCCGCAACGTCGCGTTCTGGCTGATCTTCATCACGCTGATGCTGCCCGTCGAAGTGCGCATCTTTCCGACCGTGCAGGTCGTCTCGTCGATGCATCTGAGCAACACCTACGCCGGGCTCACGCTGCCGCTGATCGCATCCGCGACCGCGACATTCCTGTTTCGCCAGTTCTTCCTCACGCTGCCCGACGAGCTGATGGAAGCGGCGCGCATCGACGGCGCGGGGCCGCTGCGCTTCTTCTGGGACGTCGTGCTGCCGCTGTCGAAGACGAACCTCGCGGCGCTCTTCGTGATCACGTTCATTTACGGCTGGAATCAATACTTGTGGCCGATCCTGATCACCAACGAGCAATCGCTGACGACGGCCGTGGTCGGTATCAAGAGCATGATCGCTTCCGGCGACACCGCGACCGAGTGGCATCTCGTGATGGCCGCGACGCTGCTCGCGATGCTGCCGCCGCTCGTCGTCGTTCTGGCGATGCAGCGCTGGTTCGTGCGCGGTCTCGTGGATGCGGAAAAATAA
- a CDS encoding sn-glycerol-3-phosphate import ATP-binding protein UgpC produces the protein MSALTLKGVKKSYDGKQNVLHGINADVEDGEFVVMVGPSGCGKSTLLRMVAGLEAISEGEISIDGKVVNNLEPKDRNIAMVFQNYALYPHMTVAENMGYALKIAGLTKSKIESRVLTAAKILELEPLLSRKPRELSGGQRQRVAMGRAIVREPAVFLFDEPLSNLDARLRVQMRLEIQRLHGRLKTTSLYVTHDQIEAMTLAQRVIVMNRGHAEQIGAPTEVYERPATTFVAGFIGSPGMNLLNGWITEDGAFFEVAGEGPKLPLAGVPCVGREVAAGRACVLGIRPEHMTPSEAVVPSATLAVDSCELLGADNLAHGRWGKHDVTVRLPHGHRPQAGERLQVALPAQHVHFFDEESGRRLN, from the coding sequence ATGTCTGCACTGACGCTCAAGGGCGTGAAGAAATCGTACGACGGCAAGCAGAACGTTCTGCACGGAATCAACGCGGACGTCGAGGATGGCGAGTTCGTCGTGATGGTCGGGCCGTCGGGTTGCGGCAAGTCGACGTTGCTACGGATGGTCGCGGGGCTGGAGGCGATCTCCGAGGGTGAGATTTCCATCGACGGCAAGGTCGTCAACAACCTGGAGCCGAAGGATCGGAACATCGCGATGGTGTTCCAGAACTACGCGCTATATCCGCATATGACGGTTGCGGAGAACATGGGTTACGCGCTGAAGATCGCGGGGCTGACGAAATCGAAGATCGAGTCGCGGGTTCTGACGGCCGCGAAGATTCTCGAACTGGAACCGCTGCTGTCGAGAAAGCCGCGCGAGCTGTCGGGCGGCCAGCGACAGCGCGTCGCGATGGGCCGCGCGATCGTGCGCGAGCCGGCTGTGTTTCTGTTCGACGAGCCGCTGTCGAATCTGGATGCCCGTTTGCGCGTGCAGATGCGGCTCGAAATCCAGCGTCTGCATGGGCGGCTCAAGACGACGAGCCTTTACGTGACGCACGACCAGATCGAAGCGATGACGCTCGCGCAGCGTGTGATCGTGATGAACCGTGGGCATGCGGAACAGATCGGCGCTCCCACCGAGGTGTATGAGCGGCCTGCGACGACGTTTGTTGCTGGGTTTATCGGCTCGCCGGGGATGAATTTGCTGAACGGCTGGATCACCGAGGATGGCGCTTTTTTTGAAGTCGCTGGGGAGGGACCGAAGTTGCCTTTGGCGGGGGTGCCGTGCGTTGGTCGCGAAGTCGCAGCGGGCCGCGCGTGTGTGCTTGGAATTCGGCCGGAGCATATGACGCCCTCGGAGGCCGTTGTGCCTTCGGCCACGCTTGCCGTTGATTCTTGCGAATTGCTCGGCGCCGATAATCTCGCGCATGGGCGCTGGGGCAAGCACGATGTGACTGTGCGTTTGCCGCATGGGCATCGGCCGCAAGCCGGCGAACGGCTTCAGGTCGCGTTGCCCGCGCAGCATGTTCATTTCTTCGATGAGGAAAGCGGGCGGCGCCTCAATTGA
- the ettA gene encoding energy-dependent translational throttle protein EttA, translating to MAQYVFTMNRVGKIVPPKRQILKDISLSFFPGAKIGLLGLNGSGKSTLIRIMAGVDKDIEGEATPMPNLNIGYLPQEPQLDPQQTVREAVEDGLGDVFHAQKKLDEIYAAYAEPDADFDALAAEQAKYEAILATSDGGSPEQQLEVAADALRLPAWDAKIENLSGGEKRRVALCKLLLQKPDMLLLDEPTNHLDAESVEWLEQFLTRFPGTVVAVTHDRYFLDNAAEWILELDRGHGIPWKGNYSSWLDQKEERLKQEEASESARQKAIKKELEWVRQNPKGRQAKSKARIARFEELNSQEYQKRNETQEIFIPVGDRLGNEVIEFKNVSKSYGDRLLIDDLSLKIPAGAIVGIIGPNGAGKSTLFRMLTGKEQPDSGEIVQGPTVKLAYVDQSRDALDGSKTVFEAISGGADVLTVGKYETPSRAYIGRFNFKGGDQQKIVGNLSGGERGRLHLAKTLIAGGNVLLLDEPSNDLDVETLRALEDALLEFAGSVMVISHDRWFLDRIATHILAFEGDSQVTFFNGNYQEYEADKRARLGEEAARPKRLRYKPITR from the coding sequence ATGGCCCAATACGTCTTCACCATGAACCGGGTCGGCAAGATCGTGCCGCCCAAGCGTCAAATCCTGAAAGACATCTCGCTGTCATTCTTCCCCGGCGCCAAGATCGGCCTGCTCGGCCTGAACGGCTCGGGCAAGTCCACGCTGATCAGGATCATGGCCGGCGTCGACAAGGACATCGAAGGCGAAGCCACGCCGATGCCGAACCTGAACATCGGCTATCTGCCGCAGGAGCCGCAGCTCGATCCGCAACAGACCGTGCGCGAAGCCGTCGAAGACGGTCTCGGCGACGTGTTCCACGCGCAAAAGAAGCTCGATGAAATCTACGCCGCCTACGCCGAGCCGGACGCCGACTTCGACGCGCTCGCCGCCGAGCAGGCGAAGTACGAAGCCATCCTCGCGACATCGGACGGCGGCAGCCCCGAGCAACAGCTCGAAGTCGCCGCCGACGCGCTGCGCCTGCCGGCGTGGGACGCGAAGATCGAGAACCTGTCGGGCGGCGAAAAGCGCCGCGTCGCGCTGTGCAAGCTGCTGCTCCAGAAGCCCGACATGCTGCTGCTCGACGAACCGACCAACCACCTCGACGCCGAATCCGTCGAATGGCTCGAACAGTTCCTCACGCGCTTTCCCGGCACCGTCGTCGCCGTCACCCACGATCGCTACTTCCTCGACAACGCCGCCGAGTGGATTCTCGAACTCGACCGCGGCCACGGCATTCCGTGGAAGGGCAACTACAGCAGCTGGCTCGACCAGAAGGAAGAGCGCCTGAAACAGGAAGAAGCGAGCGAATCCGCGCGTCAAAAGGCGATCAAGAAAGAACTGGAATGGGTGCGCCAGAACCCGAAGGGCCGTCAGGCGAAGTCGAAGGCGCGTATCGCCCGCTTCGAGGAACTGAACAGCCAGGAATACCAGAAGCGCAATGAAACGCAGGAAATCTTCATCCCCGTCGGCGACCGCCTCGGCAATGAAGTGATCGAGTTCAAGAACGTCAGCAAGTCGTATGGCGATCGCCTGCTCATCGACGACCTCAGCCTGAAGATTCCGGCGGGCGCGATCGTCGGCATCATCGGCCCGAACGGCGCCGGCAAGTCGACCCTCTTCCGCATGCTGACGGGCAAGGAGCAGCCGGATTCGGGCGAAATCGTGCAAGGCCCGACCGTCAAGCTCGCGTACGTCGATCAGAGCCGCGACGCGCTCGACGGCTCGAAGACGGTGTTCGAAGCCATCTCCGGCGGCGCAGACGTGCTCACCGTGGGCAAGTACGAAACGCCGTCGCGCGCGTATATCGGCCGCTTCAACTTCAAGGGCGGCGACCAGCAGAAGATCGTCGGCAATCTGTCGGGCGGCGAGCGCGGCCGTCTGCATCTGGCCAAGACGCTGATCGCGGGCGGCAACGTGCTGCTGCTGGACGAACCGTCGAACGACCTCGACGTCGAAACGCTGCGCGCGCTCGAAGACGCGCTGCTCGAATTCGCCGGCTCGGTCATGGTGATCTCGCACGATCGCTGGTTCCTCGACCGTATCGCCACGCACATTCTGGCGTTCGAAGGCGATTCGCAAGTCACCTTCTTCAACGGTAACTACCAGGAGTACGAAGCGGACAAGCGCGCGCGTCTCGGCGAAGAAGCGGCGCGTCCGAAGCGTCTGCGCTACAAGCCGATCACCCGTTAA
- a CDS encoding DUF748 domain-containing protein: MAMSMGKRVTLAVAGAIVVLVVIALGGLYFVQHEVKERVAEALAPLGTAESIDVGFSAITLRHVRLTAPSDWPTPDAFTADEITMTPDIRDLLAHRVHLQSIVVRGFSLVLVRTASGKLEILPKLRQTVSRPGQPASEASGAASNRPPLPAEKLIDHIAFADGQFVFYDEMIRKPPYKVTVSDASASVDHIHLPDLTEPTSLSVKGSIKGPAHTGTVTFDGWMKIATKDSQTTTTLRGVDVLTLDPYLLKKAGAKTQVTGGTLDLNLQATVTSYHIHAPGTVTLHHLQLAATDDPLDTFMQIPTRAAVAALKQHGDDITLHFVIDGNLRDPKFKLNESVMTELRANFAKALGVSAEGVAKGAGETVKGLGNALKNLLGQ, encoded by the coding sequence ATGGCGATGTCGATGGGCAAGCGCGTGACGTTGGCCGTCGCTGGCGCGATCGTGGTGCTCGTCGTGATTGCGCTCGGCGGCTTGTATTTCGTGCAACACGAAGTGAAAGAGCGCGTCGCCGAAGCGCTCGCGCCGCTCGGTACGGCGGAAAGTATCGACGTCGGTTTTTCGGCGATCACGCTGCGCCATGTCCGGCTGACGGCGCCCAGCGACTGGCCGACACCCGACGCCTTCACCGCCGACGAAATCACGATGACACCCGACATCCGCGATCTGCTCGCGCATCGCGTGCATCTGCAAAGCATCGTGGTGCGCGGCTTCAGTCTCGTGCTCGTGCGCACCGCGAGCGGCAAGCTGGAAATCTTGCCGAAGCTGCGTCAAACGGTGAGCCGTCCCGGCCAGCCGGCAAGCGAAGCGAGCGGCGCGGCGTCGAACCGGCCGCCGCTACCCGCCGAGAAACTCATCGACCACATCGCGTTCGCGGACGGCCAGTTCGTCTTCTACGACGAGATGATCCGCAAGCCGCCTTACAAGGTGACAGTCAGTGACGCGAGCGCGAGCGTCGACCACATCCATCTGCCCGATCTCACCGAACCGACCAGTCTGTCCGTCAAAGGCTCGATCAAAGGGCCGGCGCACACGGGCACGGTGACGTTCGACGGCTGGATGAAGATTGCCACCAAGGATTCGCAGACGACTACGACGCTGCGCGGCGTCGATGTCTTGACGCTCGATCCCTATCTGTTGAAAAAGGCCGGCGCGAAAACGCAGGTGACGGGCGGCACGCTCGACCTCAACCTGCAGGCGACGGTGACGAGCTATCACATTCATGCGCCGGGCACGGTCACGCTGCATCATCTGCAACTGGCCGCGACGGACGACCCGCTCGACACGTTCATGCAGATCCCGACGCGCGCCGCCGTCGCCGCGCTCAAACAACACGGCGACGACATCACGCTGCACTTCGTCATAGACGGCAATCTGCGCGACCCGAAGTTCAAGCTCAATGAAAGCGTGATGACGGAGCTGCGCGCGAACTTCGCGAAGGCGCTCGGCGTCAGCGCCGAGGGCGTCGCGAAGGGCGCGGGCGAGACGGTGAAAGGGCTTGGGAACGCGCTGAAGAATTTGCTGGGACAGTGA
- a CDS encoding HAD family phosphatase → MTIKAVVFDFGGVLIDWSPQYLYRELIPDDAERAWFLSNVCTMDWVIRQDGGQPIAEGTAELVAKFPGHEALIRAFYERWHQMVAGQLDDGVATVEKLEAANVPLFGLTNWSDETFPYAWEHYPVLRRFKDIVVSGRVKMVKPDPAIFAEMLSRIRAHLPEIEAHELVFIDDNLKNAAAATELGWHGVHHTNAAQTEAKLRELGLPV, encoded by the coding sequence ATGACCATCAAGGCAGTCGTATTCGATTTCGGCGGCGTGTTGATCGACTGGAGCCCGCAGTATCTGTATCGCGAACTGATTCCCGACGATGCCGAGCGCGCATGGTTCCTGTCGAATGTCTGCACGATGGACTGGGTCATCCGTCAGGACGGCGGCCAGCCGATCGCGGAAGGCACGGCCGAACTGGTCGCGAAGTTTCCCGGGCACGAAGCGCTGATTCGCGCGTTTTACGAGCGCTGGCATCAAATGGTGGCGGGCCAACTCGACGACGGCGTCGCGACGGTGGAGAAGCTCGAAGCCGCGAATGTGCCGCTCTTCGGCCTGACGAACTGGTCGGACGAGACCTTCCCCTACGCGTGGGAGCACTACCCCGTGCTGCGGCGGTTCAAGGATATCGTCGTGTCGGGGCGCGTGAAGATGGTCAAGCCCGACCCGGCGATTTTCGCGGAGATGCTAAGCCGTATCCGCGCGCATCTGCCGGAAATCGAGGCGCACGAACTGGTTTTCATCGACGACAACCTCAAGAACGCAGCCGCCGCGACGGAACTGGGCTGGCACGGCGTGCATCACACGAACGCCGCGCAAACGGAAGCGAAACTCAGGGAACTGGGTCTTCCCGTGTAA
- a CDS encoding cysteine hydrolase family protein, whose translation MSGVAVIVIDVQQMFFSGPSPAYRGEAVIDGINRLAAVARKANAPVFFVQHESDANGPLARGSDAWQLPATLVREQTDASIYKTVGDSFHETPLADQLRQQDIDSVVICGYASEFCVNATARRAELLGLRTTIAADLHTTQDKPHLAADKIVEHQNFVWTNSSMTGKRVKVRPLADILQTEFA comes from the coding sequence ATGTCCGGTGTTGCCGTCATCGTCATCGACGTACAGCAGATGTTCTTCAGCGGGCCTTCGCCCGCGTATCGCGGCGAAGCAGTAATCGACGGCATCAACCGGCTCGCGGCCGTGGCGCGCAAGGCGAATGCGCCCGTCTTCTTCGTGCAGCACGAGAGCGACGCAAACGGACCGCTCGCGCGCGGCAGCGACGCGTGGCAGTTGCCCGCCACGCTCGTGCGCGAGCAAACGGACGCGTCGATCTACAAGACAGTCGGCGATTCGTTCCATGAGACGCCGCTTGCCGATCAGCTCCGTCAACAAGACATCGATAGCGTGGTGATCTGTGGTTATGCGTCCGAGTTCTGCGTCAACGCAACGGCGCGCCGCGCCGAACTGCTCGGCCTGCGCACCACGATCGCCGCCGATCTGCACACCACGCAAGACAAGCCGCACCTCGCCGCCGACAAGATCGTCGAGCACCAGAACTTCGTCTGGACAAACTCGTCGATGACGGGCAAGCGCGTCAAGGTGCGTCCTCTCGCTGACATTCTGCAAACGGAGTTCGCATGA
- a CDS encoding aminopeptidase P family protein → MNVRLPETTSIPERIAQLRGAMKQAGLAACLVPSADPHLSEYLPGRWQGREWLSGFTGSVGTLVVTADFAGLWVDSRYWVQADAQLAGTGIQLMKMFGGQQSAPHIDWLAQNVPAGATVGVDGAVLGVAAARALTDALTARGVELRTDLDLLDTVWPQRPSLPTGAVYEHVAPHASVSRAQKLDQIRRAMQEKGAQWHFISTLDDLAWLLNLRGADVNYNPVFVAHALIGLERASLFVVDGKVPAELTESLARDGIRVEAYAKAADALAALPNGQTLLIDPRRITYGLLQSVPASVAIVEAVNPSTFFKSRKTEAEAEHVRATMEQDGAALAEFFAWFEGALGRETITELTIDEKLTAARARRPGFVTLSFATIAGFNANGAMPHYRATPASHSTIEGNGLLLIDSGGQYLSGTTDITRVVPIGTINDEHRRDFTTVLKGMMALSRAKFPRGIRSPMLDSIARAPIWEAGADYGHGTGHGVGYFLNVHEGPQVISHYAPAEAWTAMEEGMITSIEPGIYRPGKWGIRIENLVLNRAAGKTEFGDFLEFETLTLCPIDTRCVALNLLNDDERAWLNAYHEMVRARVSPHVSGDAKAWLETRTQPV, encoded by the coding sequence ATGAACGTACGACTCCCCGAAACCACCTCGATCCCCGAGCGCATTGCGCAACTGCGCGGCGCCATGAAGCAGGCTGGGCTCGCCGCCTGCCTCGTGCCATCGGCGGACCCGCATCTTTCCGAATATCTGCCTGGCCGCTGGCAAGGCCGCGAATGGCTGTCGGGCTTCACCGGCTCGGTCGGCACGCTGGTCGTGACGGCGGATTTCGCCGGGCTGTGGGTCGACAGCCGCTATTGGGTGCAGGCCGACGCGCAACTGGCGGGCACGGGCATCCAGCTGATGAAGATGTTCGGCGGGCAGCAAAGCGCGCCGCACATCGACTGGCTGGCGCAGAACGTGCCAGCGGGCGCGACGGTCGGCGTCGACGGCGCGGTGCTCGGCGTGGCGGCGGCGCGCGCGCTGACCGACGCGTTGACGGCTCGCGGCGTCGAGCTGCGCACTGACCTCGATCTGCTCGACACCGTCTGGCCGCAGCGTCCGTCGCTGCCGACGGGCGCCGTCTACGAACACGTCGCGCCGCACGCTAGCGTCTCGCGCGCGCAGAAGCTGGACCAGATCCGCCGCGCGATGCAGGAAAAAGGCGCGCAGTGGCACTTCATCTCCACGCTCGACGACCTCGCCTGGCTGTTGAACCTGCGCGGCGCGGACGTGAACTACAACCCGGTGTTCGTAGCGCACGCGTTGATCGGGTTGGAGCGCGCGTCGCTGTTCGTGGTCGACGGCAAGGTGCCGGCGGAACTGACCGAGTCGCTCGCGCGCGACGGCATTCGCGTCGAGGCCTACGCGAAAGCGGCTGACGCGCTCGCCGCGCTGCCGAACGGCCAGACGCTGCTAATCGACCCGCGCCGCATTACGTATGGCCTGCTGCAATCGGTGCCTGCTTCGGTGGCGATCGTCGAGGCTGTGAATCCATCCACTTTCTTCAAGTCGCGCAAGACGGAAGCCGAAGCCGAACACGTGCGCGCGACGATGGAGCAGGACGGCGCAGCACTGGCCGAATTTTTCGCATGGTTCGAAGGCGCGTTGGGCCGCGAAACGATTACCGAACTGACCATCGACGAAAAGCTCACGGCGGCGCGCGCGCGCCGACCGGGCTTCGTCACGCTGAGCTTCGCGACCATCGCCGGCTTCAACGCGAACGGCGCGATGCCGCATTACCGCGCGACACCCGCGTCGCATTCGACGATCGAAGGCAACGGCCTGCTGCTGATCGACTCGGGCGGCCAGTATCTGAGCGGCACGACGGACATCACGCGCGTCGTGCCCATCGGTACGATCAACGACGAACATCGGCGCGACTTCACGACCGTGCTGAAGGGCATGATGGCGCTGTCGCGGGCGAAGTTTCCGCGCGGCATCCGTTCGCCGATGCTCGACTCGATCGCGCGCGCGCCGATCTGGGAAGCGGGTGCGGACTACGGACATGGCACGGGCCACGGCGTCGGCTACTTCCTGAACGTCCACGAAGGCCCGCAGGTGATTTCGCACTACGCGCCCGCCGAGGCGTGGACGGCGATGGAAGAGGGGATGATCACGTCGATCGAGCCGGGTATTTACCGTCCGGGCAAATGGGGCATCCGCATCGAAAATCTGGTGCTGAACCGCGCGGCAGGGAAGACCGAGTTCGGCGATTTCCTCGAATTCGAAACGCTGACGCTGTGCCCGATCGACACGCGCTGCGTCGCGTTGAACCTGTTGAACGATGACGAGCGCGCGTGGCTCAACGCGTATCACGAGATGGTGCGCGCCCGCGTGTCGCCGCATGTGTCGGGCGACGCGAAAGCGTGGCTCGAGACGCGCACGCAGCCGGTCTGA
- a CDS encoding response regulator transcription factor, with translation MRIALIEPDLRHAEIVGRLLLAGGHACHHFPSSAPFLTGAASEFFDLLVTDAYCGDAAAEDVIMRVRQVLPGLPVIAMMTMPRESELVAMLQSGADDCLSKPVRGPEMLARIEALMRRAGIRRPRNRVREMFGEYAFDAGHSIVSFRGQSVTLTPKELQFALLLFTNMSRPVSRAHILETVWSRRRDVKSRTLDTHASRIRTKLELRPEFGYTLTPLYGYGYRLDQIPVENTDIADKPTPTERIAETL, from the coding sequence ATGCGAATTGCCCTTATTGAACCTGACCTCCGGCATGCGGAAATCGTCGGCCGGCTACTGCTTGCCGGAGGGCATGCCTGTCATCACTTCCCCTCCAGCGCGCCTTTTTTGACAGGCGCCGCAAGCGAGTTCTTCGATCTCCTCGTCACCGACGCGTATTGCGGCGACGCCGCTGCCGAAGACGTGATCATGCGGGTGCGCCAGGTTCTGCCGGGCTTGCCCGTCATCGCCATGATGACGATGCCCCGCGAAAGCGAACTGGTCGCCATGTTGCAGTCGGGCGCCGACGACTGCCTGTCGAAGCCCGTGCGCGGCCCCGAAATGCTGGCCCGCATCGAAGCGCTGATGCGCCGCGCCGGCATTCGCCGCCCGCGCAACCGGGTGCGCGAAATGTTCGGCGAATATGCGTTCGACGCCGGCCACTCGATCGTCAGCTTTCGGGGACAGAGCGTCACCCTGACGCCAAAAGAACTGCAGTTCGCGCTGCTGCTGTTTACCAACATGTCGCGGCCGGTGTCGCGCGCACACATCCTGGAGACGGTCTGGTCGCGCCGCCGCGACGTAAAGTCGCGCACGCTCGACACGCACGCGTCGCGCATCCGCACCAAGCTCGAACTGCGGCCCGAATTCGGCTACACCCTTACGCCGCTGTACGGCTACGGCTACCGTCTGGACCAGATTCCCGTCGAAAACACGGATATCGCGGATAAACCCACGCCGACTGAAAGAATCGCGGAAACGCTATAA
- the hemA gene encoding glutamyl-tRNA reductase, whose product MQLLTIGINHHTAPVALRERVAFPVEQIKPALSTFKDIFLGRTARTAPEAAILSTCNRTELYCATDDQAAREAAIHWLSKYHNITIDELAPHVYALPQSEAVRHAFRVASGLDSMVLGETQIVGQMKDAVRTASEAGALGTYLNQLFQRTFAVAKEVRTTTEIGAQSVSMAAAAVRLAQRIFDKVSNQRVLFIGAGEMIELCATHFAAQQPRELVVANRTAERGQRLADRFNGRSIPLSELPTRMHEFDIIVSCTASTLPIIGLGAVERAVKARRHRPIFMVDLAVPRDIEPEVGKLEDVFLYTVDDLGAIVREGNASRQAAVAQAETIIETRVQNFMQWLDARSIVPVIRHMHTQADALRRAEVEKAQKLLARGDDPAAVLEALSQALTNKLIHGPTHALNRASSEERDSLIELMSGFYKHAHSSER is encoded by the coding sequence GTGCAACTGCTAACGATCGGAATCAACCACCACACCGCGCCCGTCGCCTTGCGCGAACGCGTGGCGTTTCCGGTCGAACAGATCAAGCCGGCGCTCTCGACGTTCAAGGACATCTTCCTCGGCCGCACGGCCCGCACGGCGCCAGAAGCGGCCATTCTGTCCACCTGCAACCGCACCGAACTCTACTGCGCCACCGACGACCAGGCCGCCCGCGAAGCCGCCATCCACTGGCTGTCGAAGTACCACAACATCACCATCGACGAACTCGCGCCGCACGTGTACGCGCTGCCGCAGTCGGAAGCCGTGCGCCACGCGTTTCGCGTCGCGTCGGGGCTGGATTCGATGGTGCTGGGCGAGACGCAGATCGTGGGCCAGATGAAGGATGCAGTGCGCACGGCGTCGGAAGCTGGCGCGCTCGGGACGTATCTGAACCAGTTGTTCCAGCGTACCTTCGCCGTCGCGAAAGAGGTGCGCACCACGACTGAAATCGGGGCGCAATCGGTTTCGATGGCCGCCGCGGCGGTGCGCCTCGCACAGCGGATTTTCGACAAGGTGTCGAATCAGCGCGTGCTGTTCATCGGCGCGGGCGAGATGATCGAGCTTTGCGCGACGCACTTTGCCGCGCAACAGCCGCGCGAGCTGGTCGTCGCGAATCGCACGGCCGAACGCGGCCAGCGTCTCGCCGACCGCTTCAATGGCCGCTCGATTCCGCTGTCGGAATTGCCCACGCGCATGCACGAGTTCGACATCATCGTGTCGTGCACGGCATCGACGCTGCCCATCATCGGTCTTGGCGCCGTCGAGCGCGCGGTGAAGGCCCGCCGTCACCGCCCCATTTTCATGGTCGATCTCGCCGTGCCGCGCGACATCGAACCGGAAGTCGGCAAGCTCGAAGACGTATTCCTGTACACCGTCGATGACCTCGGCGCGATCGTCCGCGAAGGCAATGCCTCGCGCCAGGCTGCCGTCGCGCAGGCGGAGACGATCATCGAAACGCGCGTGCAGAATTTCATGCAGTGGCTCGACGCGCGCAGCATCGTGCCCGTCATCCGTCACATGCACACGCAGGCCGACGCGCTGCGTCGCGCCGAAGTCGAAAAAGCGCAAAAGCTACTCGCGCGCGGCGACGATCCCGCTGCCGTGCTCGAAGCGCTGTCGCAGGCGCTCACCAACAAGCTGATCCACGGTCCGACGCACGCGCTCAACCGCGCCAGCAGCGAAGAACGCGATTCGCTCATCGAACTGATGAGCGGTTTCTACAAGCACGCTCACTCTTCCGAGCGTTAG